The window TATCAGCTCTAACCCAATTTAACCCCGACATAGTTGCTAGCTTAGCTTATTTTCGATGCAGGTAACCTCATTTGAATCGATGAATTCTGATTGCTTTGATCAGCCCTTACCTAAGAAATTGACATGGTTGAGTAGCTGAATACCTTCCATTGCTCAAATCGAAACAAACGGGTTCAGTTTCTAACAAGAAATTGTAATACACTCCAATGGTAACAGCCCATGTAAGCTCATGAACATTTAGCAGGTGAAATATggtaaaaaagaaatgaacccaGACTTTGGCATACAAGGAAAAACCCAGCAAAGGTTTTCAATGATTAAGCGAGCTGGGAAATTATGAAATCGAAACAGAAAAATATAACAGGAAAAATCAAGAACCCAAGAAggaagggggggggggggggggggttacGAATTTCTAACTCTGTAAATTCAGATTAAAGTCGCTACCTTACTCAGCTTCTGTACAAAAATTTGTGTATAAATTTTTCTGCTTTTGCAGAAATCAAAGCGTACACCCacagaaaataaagaagaaacagaGCATGGCGACTAAAGCTAAGGACTCCAGGACCGTGACGAAAGTCCACAACACGTTATCCACGATGGAAAAATCCAACCACCTGAAGCTCTGCAAACTCCAACCACTGGTCAGGTACGATAAGTTGAAGTCCCGCCACCTGAAAACCGACGTCGGCAGAGAGAATTGGAAGTCCGGCCACCGGAAAACTGACGAGTACCACATGGGGCACATCTGCCTCTGTTCTGCTGCCAAGTCTCCAAGAGGGAACTCCTCTAGCTTAACCATGAAGTTGGATTTAAGGCAAGTATTTGGTGGGATATTTTCGATtctattttgtcttttttaaTACGACTAGctatgaataataataaaactatatagtaaaattgatttatttaattggcTACGCTGGATTTATCAAAAGTCCACGTGATCCAGCGGGGATTGACCCGACTGCTTCAATTGGCTAagcatttgaatttaatttcatttatatttatctgttcttatttttatttttctatttttttaaatgacaaATAATGGCGTAGACACTAAGCAGTTGTAACACGTATAAAACGTGAAATTGATTtgcttaaaaacaaaattacttattctaaaaaaacaaaattatataattaattttatatatacaaaaaaatgaTGGCGatgcttttcattttttttcctttttttgggtGCAAAATCTGAAAATTATTGTTCAAATATTGTGAGATTTTTgagtaattaaaaataaaaagtattgaagttaaaataattatttaaaaaacatttaattatcttaattgaAGTCATTTATAGTCTATTACCAAATACCAAAAGCTTAACTTAAATTTCTCGTGATTGTTGGTTTtgttaaaagtaaaaatatcaataaaatGAAGTCATActtattaattttgttgagaaaatgattaaaattcataattcaattttttaaaaaaatttgttaaaaaatataaccgGACGAGTTGATAATTCCATCGATGGGTATCGTTttcaattattctttttttattatcacctaaaacaaaagtaataatttaattcaaatggaTTAATGGAGCTTATATTAGTCACTATAGAAATGAGGTGTTTTCGTGTTGGCCAATTTTTGTTGTTGGTTGCCTTCTTGGTTAAGGCTTTGAAAGCTAAATGCCAAACCCCCGTCAGTTTCAACTCTCAAGATATTTTGGTCaagtgggaaaaaaaaaggcatgaatttatttacatttttacctCAACCTACTTATAGATAACTGATGAGGGAAATTTTGTTAAGCACGCATGTTTAATCCAACACAGCCGCCACGTGTCTTCTTTTGTTTCGATGTCAATGAATTAGGTCATTTTACAGAATTGAGAACATTAGatctttctttcattaaaattttttttaccaaaGGTCAATTTATTACTTCTAAATTTAGatgagaaattattttttaatttcatatttatatttacattCACCAATTAATTACAtatcaaattttgattttgctaACAAAAATTCGACATTATATAACAATATCGTACAcaattactttaaaaaataatatctaatTATATAAGGAAGAGtttccatcatttttatgttcagttcttgattttctttttttgaaatataaaaatatttgtcacaCAACTTGTAAATTTGAATACTAAAATCCgttttaaaaaatcaacatttttaATCGATTTAagattgaaattgaaataatcaaattgaattatttatagTAGTTTTAATGGAATTTATGCAATTAATCGTTTTAATAAATATGAgttgatgatattttaatcGAACCCTATTAAATTTTGCTTTGCCCAACAAATTTAATTTCCCAAGTagtgtgaaatattttaaatatcatCAACTCATATTAATAGTagtaaattatttattttaaaaaatacatcctaaaaaagtaaatatctatatatatatatatttatctatttaaaagaataaaattttgattatttattatcctctatcttttaaaataaaaaattatctacTAAAATATtcgaatatttgatttattagttGATACATGATTTCCTTTTAATAAAGAGTAGagttcaaattaaaaaaaaaaacaagtggGGAATTAAAgcataaaaaattgagaatgcACCAAATTTAGCCTTGAATGATGGATGTTAAGGTTAACGGGCCAACTTAACATTACAATCATATAtcttaaaagaatataaattccacttacaatttttttaggattttcataaaaaatttattatgtttaatggattttttatgaataaattatgtttctagaaaaattacatccttaattttttaataaaattatcaataatacattttaacataaacaataagttaatttttaaattaaaaatatttataatatttttacctaacgaaattaaatattatgtgaaaaaaattaaaactatgaTGGTAATGGAATTTACTAAAAAAACCCTTAACCCTAGATTCCCCAACTCGTTCCTCGCACGTGACAAGCAGGTGATGAAGAAAAGAGGGGAAGGGCGCCGCAATGATCCAAGTACCGCAAAAATTACATATTCTCTCATTGAGACCGTTCGATGTCTCTCCACGTCAGCGATCCGCGTGGATTCTGGTGTCAACGGCTGAGATCGCAGTTGCAGAAGCTACTGGTAGAGAGAGCAAACAagcttcctctctctctctccttccCCCCGCTCTCTCTCTTCCAAATTTCTGATTTTAattctgatttttattttctgagAAAAAAAGACGAGAGAAATTTTCTGTCGAGTTTTCTAAAGATGAAGTTGATGGAGGAAGAGAGGGAATATGAAGAGGAAAAGGAAATTAAGGTTACGAAGGAGGAAGAGGCGGACGGTGAGGACGAAAGTGAGGTAGAAGGCGgcgaagaggaagaagaagacgaCGACGAcgatgaagatgatgatgatgatggggaAGACGATGACGACGATGACGACGACGGAGGAGAAgaggatgatgatgaggaAGTGCAGGTTATTCACTCTTCCGGTGGTCCTCCGGTGCAGTCAGTGGATGACGATGAGGATGACGACGAGGACGAGGATGATGAAGACGACGACGACGGTGAAGGAGACGGCGGCGACGACGACGACGACGACAGTGATGACGATGAGGAAGGTGAAGGGGAGGTAAATTCTCTTCATCTACCTTAATTccagttaattaattatcgtaattatttataaattatgtgtttttcaagcatttttCAGCTGAAAATTTCAGATCCGGTGTTTTTCTCCCCCATTTGTTTGTTAATCGATTGATTCTTTCACCAATCTGAGGTTCAGCCTTAAATTTTGAGCTCAGTTTTAATGTCTTACACAGTTTCTCGAAGGATATTTGGTGTTTCTTAAGGTTTCCTCTCAGATCTATTCGTAGAATATAACTGGCGGCTTTCATTCCATTAACTGCTTCTTTAATTATCACATCTATCTAATCACCATAAGTTCGCAGATCTAAAAGCATATACTGTTGATTTAGCTAGCTACGACGGCTGATGGCCTATTTCACGATCCAAAATCCAATCTTTTTGTCCAGGAAGTTTTAGATCTAGGCTTATATTTTTCTGTTTGTGCatttttgtcacttgtttctCAGTTATTCTATCCAGTTGCtttgatcttttatcaaaaCAAAGCAAACTAATTTTTTGAGCAAGTTTTGAGTATTTTAGTGAATTCATCGgggttttgttctttaaatcttggattgttttttttttttaagttggcCGTAAGAAATCCTGTGTCCCGGTGGGATTTTATCCCAAGGGAAGTAGTGATTCTTTTTGCAGTT is drawn from Theobroma cacao cultivar B97-61/B2 chromosome 4, Criollo_cocoa_genome_V2, whole genome shotgun sequence and contains these coding sequences:
- the LOC108661812 gene encoding uncharacterized protein LOC108661812, coding for MVKLEEFPLGDLAAEQRQMCPMWYSSVFRWPDFQFSLPTSVFRWRDFNLSYLTSGWSLQSFRWLDFSIVDNVLWTFVTVLESLALVAMLCFFFIFCGCTL
- the LOC18603695 gene encoding prostatic spermine-binding protein → MKLMEEEREYEEEKEIKVTKEEEADGEDESEVEGGEEEEEDDDDDEDDDDDGEDDDDDDDDGGEEDDDEEVQVIHSSGGPPVQSVDDDEDDDEDEDDEDDDDGEGDGGDDDDDDSDDDEEGEGEEDMGTEYLVRPVGRAEDEEDASDFEPEENGEEEDVEEEGEDEDDEDEAGGKIEAPPKRKRSDRDDSDDDDDGGEDDERPSKR